Proteins found in one Helicobacter colisuis genomic segment:
- a CDS encoding 4Fe-4S dicluster-binding protein translates to MEYKGWNEFEIGSVLFPFETKGDEIVQEHADKRDYRPDSSYKASVAHWRVEKPVYNNEHCINCYFCWVYCPDSSILVRDEKMTGVDYVHCKGCGVCVDVCPTNPKSLLMFNDYETNEAALAKWPAKEEKKKD, encoded by the coding sequence ATGGAATATAAAGGCTGGAATGAATTTGAAATTGGCTCTGTGTTATTCCCTTTTGAAACAAAAGGTGATGAAATCGTCCAAGAACACGCAGACAAAAGAGATTATCGCCCCGATAGCTCTTATAAGGCAAGTGTGGCTCATTGGAGAGTTGAAAAGCCCGTTTATAATAACGAACATTGTATCAACTGCTATTTTTGTTGGGTTTATTGCCCCGATTCTTCCATTTTAGTTCGTGATGAAAAAATGACAGGAGTGGATTATGTCCATTGCAAAGGCTGTGGCGTGTGCGTTGATGTCTGCCCCACCAATCCAAAATCGCTTTTAATGTTTAACGACTATGAAACTAACGAAGCGGCATTGGCAAAATGGCCTGCAAAAGAAGAAAAGAAAAAGGATTAA
- a CDS encoding 2-oxoacid:ferredoxin oxidoreductase subunit alpha, producing MAAVYELQTIEVWDGNMAASHAMRQAQIDVVSAYPITPSTPIVQNYASFLANGYIDGEFVMVESEHAAMSGCVGAAAAGGRVATATSSQGFALMVEVLYQAAGMRLPIVLNVVNRALASPLNVNGDHSDMYLGRDAGWVNLCTYNPQEAYDFNLMAFKIAEDYEVRLPVMVHQDGFICSHTAQSVRPLKDEEAYRFIGDYKPKNAMLDFSKPATYGSQTEEDWHFEHKAQLHNAIMNSMPIIEKTFKEFEALTGRKYNVVEQYQTDDAEVIIVALGTTVESARIAAQKAREQGIKAGVVSIRVLRPFPYEQLSKALQNCKAVAFLDRSLPAGAMGMLFNEGVAALYAMDKKPIVSNYIYGLGGRDLTQNHLEEIFKELDCDAKAGKLTHKTQQFIGLRGPKLGYN from the coding sequence ATGGCAGCAGTTTATGAATTACAAACAATTGAAGTATGGGATGGGAATATGGCTGCAAGCCACGCAATGCGCCAAGCACAAATTGATGTAGTTTCTGCTTATCCTATCACTCCATCAACCCCTATTGTTCAAAATTATGCAAGTTTCCTTGCAAATGGTTATATTGATGGCGAATTTGTAATGGTCGAATCAGAACATGCTGCAATGAGTGGCTGTGTTGGTGCTGCAGCTGCAGGAGGCAGAGTAGCAACTGCAACAAGCTCTCAAGGTTTTGCGCTAATGGTTGAAGTACTTTATCAAGCCGCTGGTATGCGATTGCCCATTGTCTTAAATGTTGTCAATCGAGCCCTAGCAAGCCCATTGAATGTTAATGGTGATCACTCTGATATGTATCTAGGGCGTGATGCAGGTTGGGTTAATCTCTGCACTTACAATCCACAAGAAGCTTATGACTTCAACCTTATGGCTTTTAAAATTGCTGAAGATTATGAAGTGAGACTACCTGTAATGGTGCATCAAGATGGTTTTATCTGCTCTCACACTGCTCAAAGTGTGCGCCCACTTAAAGATGAGGAAGCTTATCGTTTTATTGGGGATTATAAACCAAAAAATGCGATGCTAGACTTTAGCAAACCCGCAACTTATGGGTCGCAAACAGAAGAAGATTGGCATTTTGAACACAAAGCTCAACTTCATAATGCCATTATGAATTCTATGCCTATTATCGAGAAAACTTTCAAGGAATTTGAAGCTTTAACAGGCAGGAAATACAATGTCGTAGAACAATACCAAACCGATGATGCAGAAGTTATCATTGTTGCTCTTGGAACCACCGTGGAATCAGCAAGAATCGCTGCACAAAAAGCAAGAGAACAAGGCATCAAAGCAGGTGTTGTTAGTATTCGTGTTTTACGACCATTCCCCTATGAACAACTCAGCAAGGCTCTTCAAAACTGCAAGGCTGTTGCATTTTTAGATAGAAGTTTGCCTGCTGGTGCTATGGGAATGCTTTTTAATGAAGGTGTAGCAGCACTTTATGCAATGGATAAAAAGCCAATTGTAAGCAATTATATTTACGGACTTGGGGGTAGAGATTTGACACAAAATCATTTAGAAGAGATTTTTAAAGAGCTTGATTGTGATGCTAAAGCAGGAAAATTGACCCACAAAACACAACAATTTATTGGACTTAGAGGTCCTAAATT
- a CDS encoding pyruvate flavodoxin oxidoreductase subunit gamma — translation MLEIRWHSRAGQGAVTGAKGLADVVAGTGKEVQAFAFYGSAKRGAAMTAYNRIDDQPILNHEKFMNPDYVLVIDPGLVYITDICANEKANTKYIITTHLSKEEFLKTKPELNGKEIYTLDCIGLSLEAFGKSIPNAPMLGAFLKVSKTLELEFFLESFKKVLGKKLPQKIIDANMEVIKKAYNEVK, via the coding sequence ATGCTAGAGATTAGATGGCATAGTCGTGCAGGGCAAGGTGCGGTAACGGGCGCTAAAGGTTTAGCCGATGTAGTTGCAGGAACAGGAAAAGAAGTTCAAGCATTTGCCTTTTATGGATCTGCAAAAAGAGGTGCAGCAATGACTGCATACAACCGCATCGATGATCAACCTATCTTGAATCACGAAAAATTTATGAATCCCGATTATGTTTTAGTGATTGACCCAGGATTAGTTTATATCACTGATATTTGCGCCAATGAAAAAGCAAATACTAAATATATCATCACAACTCATTTAAGCAAAGAAGAATTTCTTAAAACCAAACCTGAGTTAAATGGAAAAGAAATCTATACGCTAGATTGTATTGGATTATCCCTAGAAGCATTTGGTAAATCTATTCCAAATGCGCCAATGCTTGGGGCATTTCTCAAAGTCTCTAAAACTTTAGAGTTAGAATTTTTCTTAGAATCATTTAAAAAAGTCTTAGGCAAAAAACTTCCTCAAAAAATTATTGATGCAAATATGGAAGTCATCAAAAAAGCCTACAACGAAGTGAAATAG
- a CDS encoding HAD family hydrolase: protein MKNKIVLFDLDGTLIDSTQAIYESFCTAFKAFNKDTPNIESIKKLIGYTLEDIFIALGIEEKECPQYITAYKEHYRQICNKKTILLENAKESILKAYEFAYLGIVTTKTGLYSKDLLQHFNVLQYFHCIIGRENVTKPKPNKEPILKALEALPKGISNSHIYMIGDTPLDILAAKEANIQSFGVLSGYASLSVLQKYTDKIARDSLEAISIIQSI, encoded by the coding sequence ATGAAAAATAAAATTGTTTTGTTTGATTTAGATGGGACACTTATTGATTCTACTCAAGCCATTTACGAATCCTTTTGCACCGCTTTTAAAGCTTTTAACAAAGATACTCCCAATATAGAAAGCATCAAAAAACTCATTGGCTACACCTTAGAAGACATTTTCATTGCCCTTGGAATAGAAGAAAAAGAATGCCCACAATATATCACAGCTTACAAAGAGCATTACAGACAAATCTGCAATAAAAAAACGATTCTATTAGAAAATGCAAAAGAATCAATTCTAAAGGCTTATGAATTTGCTTATTTGGGAATTGTAACCACCAAGACTGGATTGTATTCCAAAGACTTACTTCAACACTTCAATGTGTTACAATATTTCCACTGCATCATTGGAAGAGAAAATGTAACCAAACCAAAACCCAATAAAGAACCTATTTTAAAGGCGCTAGAAGCTCTACCAAAAGGGATTTCAAATTCTCATATTTATATGATTGGAGACACGCCTTTAGATATCCTAGCAGCCAAAGAAGCAAATATTCAATCTTTTGGGGTATTAAGTGGCTATGCTTCCTTAAGCGTGTTACAAAAATATACAGATAAGATTGCTCGTGATTCTTTGGAGGCAATTTCCATTATACAAAGTATTTAA